From one Neofelis nebulosa isolate mNeoNeb1 chromosome 4, mNeoNeb1.pri, whole genome shotgun sequence genomic stretch:
- the XCR1 gene encoding chemokine XC receptor 1, with product MEPSGIPESTTPFDYDDQSFLCESKNFAFATLSTTMLYFLVFLLSLVGNSLVLWVLVKFESLESLTNVFILNLCLSDVAFSCLLPVWILGYHWGWVLGDFLCKLLNMIFSISLYSSIFFLTIMTIHRYVSVVRPLSSMRVHTLQCRVLVTAAVWATSILSSIIDAIFHEVFPSGCNYSEVRWFIASVYQHNIIFLLSVGIILFCYVEILRTLFRSRSKRHHRTVRLIFTIVVVYFLSWAPYNLILFLQTLLKLRVIQSCEFIQQLDYALLICRNVAFSHCCFNPVLYVFVGVKFRRHLKSLLRHFWLCRQQASSIPPHTLGTFNYEGASFF from the coding sequence ATGGAGCCCTCAGGCATCCCAGAGTCCACCACTCCTTTTGACTATGACGATCAGAGCTTTCTGTGTGAGAGCAAGAACTTCGCCTTTGCCACCCTCAGCACCACCATGCTGTACTTCCTGGTGTTTCTCCTCAGCCTGGTGGGCAACAGCCTGGTGTTGTGGGTCCTGGTGAAGTTCGAGAGCCTGGAGTCCCTCACCAACGTCTTTATCCTCAACCTGTGCCTCTCAGACGTGGCCTTCTCCTGCTTGTTGCCGGTGTGGATCCTGGGGTACCActggggctgggtgctgggggaCTTCCTCTGCAAGCTCCTCAACATGATCTTCTCCATCAGCCTCTACAGCAGCATCTTCTTCTTGACCATCATGACCATCCACCGCTACGTGTCGGTGGTGAGGCCCCTCTCGTCCATGCGCGTCCACACCCTCCAGTGCCGCGTGCTGGTGACCGCGGCCGTGTGGGCGACCAGCATCCTGTCCTCAATCATCGATGCCATCTTCCACGAGGTGTTTCCTTCGGGCTGCAACTATTCGGAAGTCAGATGGTTCATAGCCTCGGTCTACCAGCACAACATCATCTTCCTGCTCTCCGTCGGGATCATCCTGTTCTGCTACGTGGAGATTCTCAGGACCCTGTTCCGCTCGCGGTCCAAACGGCACCACCGGACGGTCCGGCTCATCTTCACCATCGTGGTGGTGTACTTCCTCAGCTGGGCTCCCTACAACCTGATCCTGTTTCTACAGACACTGCTGAAGCTCAGGGTCATCCAGAGCTGCGAGTTCATCCAGCAGCTGGATTACGCCTTGCTCATCTGCCGCAACGTCGCCTTCTCCCACTGCTGCTTCAACCCGGTGCTCTATGTCTTTGTCGGGGTCAAGTTCCGCAGGCACCTCAAAAGTCTGCTCCGGCACTTCTGGCTCTGTCGGCAGCAGGCGTCCAGCATCCCCCCTCACACCCTGGGCACCTTCAACTATGAGGGCGCCTCCTTCTTTTGA